GCAGCAGCGGAGCCTTCAACTTGTTCAGCAGCCCGGGGGTGCAGGGCCTGGAGCATGGCGTCACTGATGGGGTCACTGTAAATGCCGTAGCCGTTGACCAGGGTGCCTTTGAGCCCGTGTTTCTCTGAGGAAATGGCGTACACCACCGCCTCGTCGCCGGGGTCAGAAATTCCTTCAAACCGGTAGTGGCGGTCCACCACAAATTCCTCTGGGTGCAACTCTATCCGGCTGCCCTGGCAAACCAGGCAGAAATCAGTGAGGTTAAAGTCTGTGGTGTAGCCTCTGTCTTTTAATTGCTGCAATACTTCTGAAACGGTGGTGAGGGTGTTTTCCATGGGAGGTTGGATTTTATGTGAAAATTGCGTTTTCGGCCTCGTTTCCAGAATTGAGCCCGAAAACAGGAATTCAATGGCTTAGCCTACGGCTTTGAGTTGCAGGCTGAACGAGATGGTGAGTTTCTGGCGCGTCTGCACCATGCGGTTGAACTTGGTGGGTGGTGTGAGGTTGAAATCCGCGAAGGTGATGTCACGGGTGCCGTCTACATGCACAAGACCCTGCGCATCCACTGAAATCTGGTAATTGACTTCTACCCGTTTGCGCGTGCCGGCCAACTCAATGTCTACCCAACCGGTGATGGCTTCGGGTTTCTGGCGGAGGGTGGGCATTTTGCTCAGATTCAGAAACGTGATGCACAGGTCTGGGTATTGGTCAGATTTTAGGGTTTTGCGAAGGTCGCGGGTCATGACGGGGTTGCGGCAGTCAAAATTCTCCAGGCTCAGGTTCAGGCTACCCGTGAGGGCTACCGCATTCTTGGTTTCGGTGATCTCCAGCGTGTCAAAACGTTTGTATGAAGAAATGCCGCAGGTAAACTTGTTTACGTTGGTGCTCCCCAGTACCTGCAGGCTGCTGTTTCCGCTCACGGCCCATTTAGCCGAGCGCTTGGTTTTGCTTACCGGCGCCCAGGCCAGCACTGCCGCCAGAAACACGAAAAGCAAAGGGCTGTAAAGAAAAGTGGAGAACCGCATCTTGAGGGGGAAGTAAAAGTTAAAAAACTGGGCAGAAGCTACCTCCTGCTCAGTCCTGGAAAAGCTATCTGTCAATTAAAAGCCAACCGCCGCCTGAATCACGTAGCCGTTGAACTTGCCACCGTTGCGGTAATCTGCCGTAGGGAAGTCTTTGTATTCCTGGGTCACGTATTCGCCTTTGAGCAGAATGTTGCGGGTCATGAACCAGCCTGCGCCAACCGCCAGACGGTTTACTTTCACATCATTCTCAAACACAATGGCAGCAGTGGTGGGCGTGGCGGCCACGTTGGGCAAGGTAGCGGTTACGGTGTTGTAACGGGCACCCACAAAGAGGTTCTCGTCCTTTCCAAAACGATACACCGCGTCAAGGGCATACTGGTTCACGTCGCGTTCCTGGGTTTCGTTTTTAGTACGGCCGCTGGCGGTCTCTATGGTCCCGAATAACTCTAAACCACTGGCCTTGATAAAGCCGTTCAACTGGAACGCTTCTACTTTTTTGGTGAAAGCCGGGTTCAGTCGGCCAGAAGTGAAGTTGGCGGAATAGGTGCTGCCGGTTCTTTCCATGGCCATGAAATAATTGGAGCCCGTGCGGTCCCCGGCGTACAAGGTCTGCCCGCCGGAACTGTTGTTGGTGTAATAAGAAGCTGACAGACGGGCCCGCAGATTGGGCGAGACTTGTTTGTCAATGCCCGCTTTCAGGTAAAGGGCCGGTGATTTTCTGATGTTGTCATCTACCGGGGTAGGGGCCAGTTCATCAATGTTGCCTTTGATCATGCCGTTAGACACGCCCACCAAGCCAAACAAACCGTTTTTGCGCACCAACACTTCGCCACCAATCTCTGTGGTAAACGCGTCCAGGATATAGTTCTCACCGAAGGGGTTGTAAAACGTATGCCCGCCGTCTGAGCGTCTGAAATGCTGGTCTCCGTAGTTGATTTCCATGTGGCCTACCTTAATGGTGGTAATGGCCATGATGTTCTCCCAGATCTGCCCCTTAAATGGGAGCTTGTCAAACTGAATGTAACCGCCTTTTACCCAGGTTTCGTTATGGCGACGGCTAGACAAATAACTGGTCAGGTTCAGCCTGATGCCGTCTGCCAGTTGCACATCCATGAACAGATTGGCATTGGCGGTATTAAAACCCGGCGTAATCTTGTACAGGTTATCTGCGGCATTTTTGTGCTTCAAGCCCTGGAAAGATTGGGTAAAGCCTGCGCCCAGTTTCAGCCGGATGCCGTCAAATGCTACGCTGTCATTCTTGGGGTCTTCAAACACGTTGATGCCGCTTTTGTCATAAGGCCGCAGGTTAGACACCGGACCAAAAACCTGGGCTTGTGCTGTGGTGGCCACCAAAGAAGCGCCAATCAAAAGAAGCGAGGCCAGGGCGGAGGTGAGTTGAGTTTTCATGATAGGTGAATTGAAAAAAGTAAGTGCTTAGGAAAGAGATAGCGTAGGTTATTTTCTGTAAGTCTGTGCGAAGCTGATGGTCAATTCATTGCCTACTTTCATGGTGCCGGCCATGTAGCTGGGGGCGTCAATCTTGTAGTCTGAGAGTTTTATTTTCTCAGTGCCGGTGCAGGTAATGGAGTTGTCTGGGTTCACCACTACGTTCACGTTCATAGAGATCACCTGGCGCGTGCCGGCAATGGTCAAATCACCCAGAACTTTCACCAGGTATTTGTTTTTAGAGACGGTGGTAATGTCTGTGGAGCGCAGGTTATAGACAATCTTGGGGTGGTCAGTGGCTTTCATCACTTTGTAGGCCCGGTTGTCTAAGGAACTGTGCTTGCTTTTCAGGCTCTTGGCATCTATAGACAAGTTGAAATTGGCGATGTCTGTGAGCACGTTTTGGGCATTGAATTTAAAGTCGCCTTTGCTTTGCATGGCGGCGGTGGTCATTTCCCAATCGTGCACATTGGAGGTACCTGCCACTTTCAGAAATATTTGCGCTTTGGGCAACAGGTTGTAGGTGCCTTGGGCTGCCGTCTGCCCCGGAAAGGCGAAGATGGCCAACAACAAGAGCGCTACTGCAAAAATGAGGATGTTGGGAGACGTTTGCTTCATGGTCATGACCTTGGGGTTTTAGTTGCAACAAAGGTAGAGCAGCCCCAACCCGCAATACCTGACACCGGTTAGCCGCAAGCATGATGCTCGTCATGTTTACAAAGGACCGTTGGTTTGTTTAAAAGAAGTTTAATTAGGCATTGGTGGTAGATTTCTTGTTATTAGGCAGTTATGTCTTCCACTGGTTCAGATAATACCGCATTAGTACAAGCCATCATTCAAAATGCCATTGACGGCATCATCACCATAGATGAGCGCGGGCTCATAGAAAGCATTAATCCGGCGGCCTGTCACTTGTTTGGGTATGCAGCCGACGAAGTGATTGGCCGGAACATCTCCATCTTAATGCCCTCGCCAGACAAAGACCGCCATGACCAGTATCTGGCGCGTTACCAGCAGACCCGGGTGCCGCACATGATTGGCATTGGCCGTGAGGTGCAGGGACTGAACAAAAGCGGGGCCGTTTTCCCGTTTAGGTTGGCTTTGAGTGAGGTGCAGTTGGCGGGCAGGGTTATTTACACGGGCTTTATTCATGACCTCACCCGCGAGAAAGAAGCCGAAGAGAACCTCAGAAAATACTCTGAAGACCTGGAAGCCCAGGTAAAGGAACGCACCGAATCTTTGCAGCGCTCCCTCCGGGACTTGCAAGACGCCAAAGACACGGTGAGCCATTCCCTGGAAAAAGAAAAAGACCTAAGCCAACTCAAAAGCCGGTTTGTGTCCATGGCGTCGCATGAATTCAGAACACCTTTGAGCTCAGTGCAGCTGTCGGCGTCTTTGATTGAGCGTTATGCCGTGCCGGAGAATGCCAACATTACCAAGCACGTCAACAAAATCAAGAGCGCGGTGGGCAACCTCACCAACATTCTCAATGACTTTCTGCTGCATGAACGCCTGGACGCCGGCAAGGTGGAGGCTAACTTTTGCATGTTTGACGTGGTGAAGGTCAGCGAGGAGATTACTGAGGAAATGCAGCTGGTCTCCAAAGAAGGGCAGAACATCATTTACCAGCACACCGGTTTCAAAAGCGAATTCAAGTTAGACCAGAACCTGCTCAAGAACTGCATCATCAACCTCATTTCCAACGCCATTAAATACTCCGGCGAGAACACGTTCATTGAGTTCAACACCGAGATTACCGACGGCGTGCTCACCGTGGCCATCAAAGATTACGGCATTGGCATACCACAGAAAGACCATGCCCAGCTGTTTGAACCATTTTTCAGGGCGCACAACACGGGCACCATTCCGGGCACCGGGCTGGGGTTGCACATTGTGCGGCGGTACGTCATGCTCATGAACGGGTCCATTGCCTTTGAGAGCCAACTCAACCAGGGCACTTCCTTTACCTTCACTTTTCCGGTACAACCATGAAAACGCGCATCCTCATTATAGAAGACAACCTGGACATACGCGAAAGCTCCGCCGAGATTCTGGAACTGAGCGGCTATGACGTGATGCAGGCCCCCGACGGGAAAGTAGGCGTAGACCT
This region of Rufibacter sp. LB8 genomic DNA includes:
- a CDS encoding YceI family protein, translated to MRFSTFLYSPLLFVFLAAVLAWAPVSKTKRSAKWAVSGNSSLQVLGSTNVNKFTCGISSYKRFDTLEITETKNAVALTGSLNLSLENFDCRNPVMTRDLRKTLKSDQYPDLCITFLNLSKMPTLRQKPEAITGWVDIELAGTRKRVEVNYQISVDAQGLVHVDGTRDITFADFNLTPPTKFNRMVQTRQKLTISFSLQLKAVG
- a CDS encoding YceI family protein, coding for MKQTSPNILIFAVALLLLAIFAFPGQTAAQGTYNLLPKAQIFLKVAGTSNVHDWEMTTAAMQSKGDFKFNAQNVLTDIANFNLSIDAKSLKSKHSSLDNRAYKVMKATDHPKIVYNLRSTDITTVSKNKYLVKVLGDLTIAGTRQVISMNVNVVVNPDNSITCTGTEKIKLSDYKIDAPSYMAGTMKVGNELTISFAQTYRK
- a CDS encoding PAS domain-containing sensor histidine kinase, with product MSSTGSDNTALVQAIIQNAIDGIITIDERGLIESINPAACHLFGYAADEVIGRNISILMPSPDKDRHDQYLARYQQTRVPHMIGIGREVQGLNKSGAVFPFRLALSEVQLAGRVIYTGFIHDLTREKEAEENLRKYSEDLEAQVKERTESLQRSLRDLQDAKDTVSHSLEKEKDLSQLKSRFVSMASHEFRTPLSSVQLSASLIERYAVPENANITKHVNKIKSAVGNLTNILNDFLLHERLDAGKVEANFCMFDVVKVSEEITEEMQLVSKEGQNIIYQHTGFKSEFKLDQNLLKNCIINLISNAIKYSGENTFIEFNTEITDGVLTVAIKDYGIGIPQKDHAQLFEPFFRAHNTGTIPGTGLGLHIVRRYVMLMNGSIAFESQLNQGTSFTFTFPVQP